Genomic window (Sparus aurata chromosome 19, fSpaAur1.1, whole genome shotgun sequence):
GTGACCTGATATTCACAATGACGAGCATAAACGGTTCATTCAagtgctgaaaaataaaattttgtCCATTTATCTGCCGCGACTTGTAGctaatatcagaaatatggaGTTAAATGAGTCACATCAGGCTAGAATATGAACCAGAAACAGGGTTTACCCTGAAGGTCTTGAAATCAAACTTAATAAGTGCGTCCACGTGTTTTTTCAGCATAGATGAGTGTTAGTGAATGTGAAGTTCTCCAATTTCAATCACAACAGCCCACAACGTGAGCTGGTCAGTGTTTCACATCAAAGTTTCATAAAAGAACTCACGAGGTGGATGAATTATTTGGCACAACAGATTTTGGGCCTACCGAGAGATTTACATCcagctgttgtttgttcagACCAGCCAAGCAGACACTCAACAAACAGACCAGATATCTTTAATAGAAATTACAACAGACATTTCACCTGAGGTCTGAACTGAGACAACCTTTCGTTCAAATCTGGTGTGATTTACTGAGTACTGGGTTACAGATGGTGTTACCACTTAATGACTTTAATGCACAACTACTAATCTCTTAACACATCCATGATGCACCAATAAATCCTCCTGTAGGTTTGATGACAGCACAGATCCTTTAAACAgccttaaaatgtcttaaattcaGTTTCATAAATATTCATGAATGTAAATCATTCTGTATCCAAAATGAGACAAATTTCAATCTTATAGTCCAACAAGAAATGCACTTTTGAGACCACCGTCAGTTTCAATATTAGAGAGTATTTACTGACATGAATATTCAGTGATACAGTCACAATGATACTCAGTACAAAAACATGGgttcttcctttttttgttcctttttcacCCACTGGAAACAAATCATCCAACACCTGAGACTTAAACAATATTAGTACTAAAGGATATTAACTTTTACATACATGTGCTTATTTGTCAGAGCAGTGTTTTAAACAGAAGCCACTCATTTGGTTTCATGACAGTAAAGTTCTGACTCGGTCCAAACAGCTCTCACATTATTAACCAGCAGGTGACTCCCCCTGCTGGCTGATGAAGGTATAACATCAACTAAAGACAGCTgttattttgacacactgtaAGATGAGATCATTTGTTGAACAACAGAATAAGAGGAGGGACATTAAGTTCCTTTAAGATGAATTTAAAGACTCACACCAGGCTGAAAAGTGTTGTTTCTCTTCACCCACATGAAGTCATGATCTCACCTGGAATCAATGTGACTCAGCTGCAGAGTCACAGTGTTACTGACACTACTGACAATAAGTGACATCTAAATAAAAGGGCTACCTGAATACAGACGCTCTACCTGCTGTACCTGAGGAGTCCCATTAGATTTTAGCTGGAGTTCAGATTTAAAGACACCTGGTTCTTGTTGGGGACTTTACAGAACGCAACACGACAGCAACAAACACAGAAtgtaagaaaataaagagaCAGAAGTGCTGAAATCAAACAAACGAAGACTCAGTGATCAAAGAATCAGTTGATAAACATCATAACAGTTAAACAGACTGTGTTCAAGATATCAGgttaaaaatgtcataaagattcattagttaaaaaatattaaatagattcaacatttaaaaactgtccATATCTACAATTCTGACTTTTGTTCTCAGAGTTCTGATCTTGAGCTCAGGGTCCTGGGATTGGGGTCGGAGTTCTGGGAGGAAGATCAGAATTCCGAGAAAACAGTTTGGGTTCTGGGTTTAAGCGTGGATTGTGGTGAGAGGGGGTCAGAGTTCAAAAGAAGAAGTCGGAGTTCTGGAAAAGGGTTAGAATGTTGGTATTGAATTCAGAGTTCTGGTTTTGGGTGTGGACTTCTGATTTTTTGCTCCTAATTCTTACCTTGAACTGAGAGTTCTGGGAAAGAAGACGGAGTTCTCAGAAAAGGGTTGTAGTTTAAGGATTGAAGACAGAATTCTGGTTTTGGACTTTGAGTTCTGATTATATCCTCCAGATTATGACTTTGAACTCAGGGTTCTGGGATTGGGGTCGGAATTTTGGAAGGAAGGTCAGAGTTCTAGGAAAAAGGTTGGAGTATTGGGATTGAAGTCAGAGCTCTGTATTTTAGGTCAGGATTCTTGGTTTGAGCTTGgatttctgactttttctccAAATTTAAACTCAGGGTACAGGGATTGAAGTTGAAGTTCAGGGTTTGGGAGGAGGTCAGAGTTCTGGGAAAATGGGTTTGCTCTGATGGTATCACCTGTTCATTCAGATGACTATcaggccaagatgtttacagaGGAAGGGGTCGACCTCACGGAGGAACTCTATCACCTCTAAACTGGCAGCTTCACCTTTCCTCCTCACTGTGTCGATAACAAAACGAGCTTTGTCTTCTCTGTTGTGCTTGTCATCCGCTGACTCCCTCTCAGAATCAGTCAGCACCTTTTTCTCAaacagtttgtccagcagacTCTTGAGAACAGGTCCTGATATCCCCTCGATGAAGCTGCTCCGTATGTCCTTCAGAATCTGGACTGAGCTGCCCTGCACACAGGGTCTCTTTAGTCCAGCAGACGGAAGACAAACCTCTCTTTGCCACACAATGTGAGAGCTGTTGGTGTCTCTCAGAAGCACCTTCATATTCAACATGATTGTTTTTAACGTCACCTGGAATGACGGGATGTAGTTGTCATAGGACTCCTCATCAAATTCTGCATCTTTCGGTTGAACTAGAACTGAGTCGTCTTCAGGACAAGTGGACAGTGTGTATTCCTGCTTTGGCAGCAGTTTACAGTGTGAGGACGTCTCTATGTAGAGCTCATCTCCAACTAATTTCTTTCTGGTGCGTCGCACATCCCGGACCACGACATTCCTCGGAAGCATCAACACATTCAGGAATGATGTGAGATTTTGATCAGACAAAGGCCTGTAGAACAGCAGAACCAGCGCTCGGACCGGCTCAGGAGGTGAGTCTTCATCCTTGACGTTACCGAAAGCAGAAAACCCTGAGATGTTGATGATCACATGAGTGTCTGTTATCCTATGAGGGGGGATGAACTCGATGCCCTCATCATTCAGGTGAGCGACTGACAAGAATGGACATCCAGCTGTGGATGGGATCTCACAGTGTGGGAGATGAAGCCGacacacagactgctgcagacATTTGATGTCAAACAGGGGTCCTGCAGgcttcttgtgatgttgg
Coding sequences:
- the LOC115569831 gene encoding NACHT, LRR and PYD domains-containing protein 1b allele 3-like — translated: MEAPVTAVSSSATNTQPTRPHLQLSSDPGWSQRGSSCLPRSHSVPSLSQISCAENKTFRPSQSLPDMLLKSSFEEFTPDITVDDNDESYRFLCSCPGLYQCSVTGLVFHMEGEGDVVYRIVSWDRRLLAQHHKKPAGPLFDIKCLQQSVCRLHLPHCEIPSTAGCPFLSVAHLNDEGIEFIPPHRITDTHVIINISGFSAFGNVKDEDSPPEPVRALVLLFYRPLSDQNLTSFLNVLMLPRNVVVRDVRRTRKKLVGDELYIETSSHCKLLPKQEYTLSTCPEDDSVLVQPKDAEFDEESYDNYIPSFQVTLKTIMLNMKVLLRDTNSSHIVWQREVCLPSAGLKRPCVQGSSVQILKDIRSSFIEGISGPVLKSLLDKLFEKKVLTDSERESADDKHNREDKARFVIDTVRRKGEAASLEVIEFLREVDPFLCKHLGLIVI